From Bradyrhizobium symbiodeficiens, the proteins below share one genomic window:
- a CDS encoding adenine phosphoribosyltransferase codes for MTFDHDIKASVRTIPDYPKPGIMFRDITTLLADARAFRRAVDELVNPWAGNKIDKVAGMEARGFIIGGAVAHQLSAGFVPIRKKGKLPHTTVRIAYSLEYGIDEMEMHVDAISPGERVILVDDLIATGGTAEGAVKLLRQIGANVVAACFIIDLPDLGGAAKLRAMDVPVRTLMTFEGH; via the coding sequence ATGACCTTTGACCACGATATTAAGGCAAGCGTCCGCACCATCCCCGACTATCCCAAGCCGGGGATCATGTTCCGCGACATCACGACCCTGCTTGCGGACGCGCGCGCCTTCCGCCGCGCGGTCGATGAGCTGGTCAATCCCTGGGCCGGCAACAAGATCGACAAGGTCGCCGGCATGGAAGCGCGCGGCTTCATCATCGGCGGCGCGGTGGCGCACCAGCTTTCGGCCGGCTTTGTGCCGATCCGCAAGAAGGGCAAGCTGCCGCACACCACCGTGCGCATCGCCTACTCACTCGAATACGGCATCGACGAGATGGAGATGCATGTCGACGCCATCTCGCCCGGCGAGCGCGTCATCCTGGTCGACGACCTCATCGCCACCGGCGGCACGGCGGAAGGCGCGGTGAAGCTGCTACGCCAGATCGGCGCTAACGTGGTCGCCGCCTGCTTCATCATCGACCTGCCCGACCTCGGCGGCGCCGCCAAGCTCCGTGCCATGGACGTGCCGGTGCGCACGCTGATGACGTTTGAAGGGCACTGA
- a CDS encoding GIY-YIG nuclease family protein, which translates to MSIDRKAAIAAYKERKTIAGIYVVRCAASGEAWVGQAPNLETIQNRIWFSLRQGSHTCRSLQAAWNAHGEAGLTFGECERLEDEESSYVRNALLKERMLHWLAELRAEAI; encoded by the coding sequence GTGAGCATCGACCGGAAAGCAGCGATCGCCGCCTACAAGGAGCGAAAGACCATCGCTGGCATCTACGTCGTCCGCTGTGCGGCGTCGGGCGAGGCCTGGGTCGGACAGGCTCCGAACCTGGAGACGATCCAGAACCGCATCTGGTTCTCGCTACGCCAGGGCAGCCACACCTGCCGCAGCCTCCAGGCTGCCTGGAATGCGCATGGCGAGGCCGGCCTGACCTTCGGCGAATGCGAGCGTCTCGAGGATGAGGAGAGCAGCTACGTCCGGAACGCGCTCCTGAAGGAGCGCATGCTGCATTGGCTGGCGGAGCTGAGGGCCGAGGCGATCTGA
- a CDS encoding M48 family metallopeptidase, producing the protein MAAYGLYTHIASNKFRSMLLLAGLFALVYVLVYAGALVAEVVINGNETVVYYLRRALDDLIVAAPVATIVAAVWVVIAYFFHQSMIDAVTGGHDVTRQEEPRLYNLLENLCISRGITMPKLKIMESPALNAFATGLNPRQYSITVTTGLLSALDDKEIEAVLGHELTHIKNGDVQLMVVAVIIAGVVGFFGELFFRLFTNFSWSSGGSWSSGSSSSSPSSSSSSDSKNSGGGAVIVIIIAVVLIVVAWLLSQVVKLALSRSREFLADAGSVELTKDPDAMISALRKIENRGELPGATSAVMELCVDNPREGFADLFATHPSVQSRVDALVKFAGGHDPGPLPPPEDETGEPEAQTDQPDAPPPVAKGPWNDAGSSASPPPVPAPGPAGTAAGSPINPMGPWGRH; encoded by the coding sequence ATGGCCGCGTATGGACTCTACACGCACATCGCCTCGAACAAGTTTCGTTCGATGCTGCTGCTCGCCGGCCTGTTCGCGCTGGTCTACGTGCTGGTCTATGCCGGCGCGCTGGTCGCAGAAGTCGTCATCAACGGCAATGAGACCGTCGTCTATTATCTGAGGCGCGCCCTCGACGATCTGATCGTGGCCGCACCGGTTGCGACGATCGTGGCGGCGGTTTGGGTCGTGATCGCCTATTTCTTCCACCAGTCGATGATCGACGCGGTGACCGGCGGCCACGACGTCACGAGGCAGGAGGAGCCGCGGCTCTACAATCTGCTGGAAAACCTCTGCATCTCGCGCGGCATCACCATGCCGAAGCTGAAGATCATGGAGAGCCCGGCGCTGAACGCATTCGCGACCGGCCTCAATCCCAGGCAATATTCCATCACCGTTACCACCGGCCTCCTCAGCGCGCTTGATGACAAGGAGATCGAGGCGGTGCTGGGCCACGAGCTGACCCACATCAAGAACGGCGACGTGCAGCTCATGGTCGTCGCCGTCATCATCGCCGGCGTGGTCGGCTTCTTCGGCGAGTTGTTCTTCCGCCTGTTCACGAATTTCAGCTGGAGTTCCGGCGGCTCATGGTCCTCTGGCTCCTCCTCGTCGTCGCCGTCGTCCTCGTCGTCAAGCGACAGCAAGAATTCCGGCGGCGGCGCCGTGATCGTGATCATCATCGCGGTCGTGCTGATCGTGGTGGCCTGGCTGCTGTCGCAGGTGGTCAAGCTGGCGCTGTCGCGGTCGCGCGAATTTCTCGCCGACGCAGGCTCCGTCGAGCTGACGAAAGATCCCGATGCGATGATCTCGGCGCTGCGCAAGATCGAGAACCGCGGCGAGCTGCCCGGCGCGACCTCGGCCGTGATGGAGCTCTGCGTCGACAATCCTCGCGAGGGCTTTGCCGATCTGTTCGCGACCCACCCGTCCGTGCAATCCCGGGTCGACGCGCTGGTCAAGTTTGCCGGCGGCCACGATCCCGGCCCGCTGCCGCCGCCCGAGGACGAGACTGGCGAGCCGGAGGCGCAAACCGACCAGCCCGACGCGCCGCCGCCGGTGGCGAAGGGACCGTGGAACGACGCCGGTAGCTCGGCCAGTCCGCCACCCGTGCCCGCACCCGGCCCCGCCGGAACCGCAGCGGGAAGCCCAATCAATCCGATGGGTCCCTGGGGACGCCATTGA
- a CDS encoding LemA family protein, with protein MSTGWIVLGVVVVLVFLAFSAYNRLVALSQRVGQAFADIDVQLKQRHDLIPNLVETVKGYASHERGTLDDVIKARNSAMSAQGPAQVSAAENQLSGALGRLIALSEAYPDLKANANFQQLASELSDLENKIAASRRFFNNAVQEYNTGIQQMPAALFAGMFGFTKKDFFDLGASRTEVEAAPQVKF; from the coding sequence ATGTCGACCGGCTGGATCGTTCTCGGCGTCGTCGTCGTTCTCGTGTTCCTGGCGTTCAGCGCCTACAACCGCCTGGTGGCGCTGAGCCAGCGGGTCGGCCAGGCCTTTGCCGATATCGACGTGCAGCTCAAGCAGCGCCACGACCTGATCCCGAACCTGGTCGAGACCGTGAAGGGCTACGCCTCGCATGAGCGCGGCACGCTCGACGACGTCATCAAGGCGCGCAATTCGGCGATGTCGGCGCAGGGCCCGGCGCAGGTGTCCGCAGCCGAGAACCAGCTCTCCGGCGCGCTCGGCCGGCTGATCGCGCTGTCGGAGGCATATCCCGACCTCAAGGCCAACGCCAATTTCCAGCAGCTCGCATCCGAACTCTCCGACCTCGAGAACAAGATCGCGGCCAGCCGCCGCTTCTTCAACAACGCCGTCCAGGAATACAACACCGGCATCCAGCAGATGCCCGCCGCGCTGTTCGCCGGCATGTTCGGCTTCACAAAGAAGGACTTCTTCGATCTCGGCGCCAGCCGCACCGAAGTCGAGGCCGCGCCGCAGGTGAAATTCTGA
- a CDS encoding small ribosomal subunit Rsm22 family protein: MISPTLPPELKAALDGKLQGFSRTDAAQRSERISTTYRAGGGSGTIKSDADALAYALARMPATYAAVAASLNALTEIAPDLVPKTLLDVGAGPGTASWAAAEAFPSLQDFTLLDANATLSRLALELARDSSRLAECRYLPGDAGGNLTEIAAADLVVASYIIGELGEADQRKLADAMWAKARHALVVIEPGTPAGYARILALRQQLIALGAFVAAPCPHEKPCPLTAPDWCHFSQRLPRSQAHRQIKGADVPFEDERFIYVALTRTPPTTRAARVLAPPDVGKAEITAKLCTEDGVAITRLPRRDKAAYAEARRWRWGDAVLSES, encoded by the coding sequence ATGATCTCGCCCACGCTCCCACCTGAACTGAAGGCAGCCCTCGACGGCAAGCTGCAGGGTTTTTCCCGCACCGACGCGGCACAGCGATCCGAGAGGATCTCGACAACCTATCGCGCCGGCGGCGGCTCCGGCACGATCAAGTCGGACGCCGATGCGCTCGCCTATGCGCTGGCGCGGATGCCGGCGACCTACGCGGCCGTTGCTGCAAGCCTCAATGCGCTGACCGAGATCGCGCCTGATCTTGTCCCGAAAACGCTGCTCGACGTCGGCGCGGGCCCGGGCACCGCGAGTTGGGCCGCCGCCGAGGCGTTTCCATCGCTGCAGGATTTTACACTACTTGATGCCAACGCCACGCTGAGCCGGCTCGCGCTTGAACTCGCTCGCGACAGCTCGCGGCTGGCGGAGTGCCGGTATCTGCCCGGCGATGCCGGCGGCAACCTCACCGAGATCGCGGCGGCCGATCTCGTCGTTGCGAGCTACATCATCGGCGAGCTCGGCGAGGCCGATCAGCGCAAGCTCGCGGACGCCATGTGGGCCAAGGCGCGCCATGCGCTGGTCGTGATCGAGCCGGGCACGCCCGCCGGCTATGCGCGCATCCTCGCGCTGCGCCAGCAACTGATCGCGCTGGGTGCCTTTGTCGCCGCGCCCTGCCCGCACGAAAAGCCCTGCCCGCTCACCGCGCCCGACTGGTGTCATTTCAGCCAGCGCCTGCCGCGCTCGCAGGCCCATCGCCAGATCAAGGGCGCCGACGTGCCGTTCGAGGACGAGCGCTTCATCTACGTCGCCTTGACCCGCACGCCGCCGACAACCCGGGCCGCGCGGGTGCTGGCACCGCCCGATGTCGGCAAGGCCGAGATCACGGCCAAGCTCTGCACCGAGGACGGCGTCGCCATCACGAGGTTGCCTCGCCGCGACAAGGCCGCTTATGCGGAGGCAAGGCGCTGGCGCTGGGGCGACGCTGTTCTGTCCGAAAGTTAA